The following proteins are co-located in the Pectinophora gossypiella chromosome 23, ilPecGoss1.1, whole genome shotgun sequence genome:
- the LOC126377322 gene encoding cleavage and polyadenylation specificity factor subunit 1: MFSICRQTHPATGIEHAVSCCFFNNDETCLVTAGANVIKVFRLVPEGPTKEVNAAGQPIPPKMKLECLATYTLWGNVMSIAAVACASSGRDLLLISFREAKLSVVQYDPQTNNLITLSMHYFEEDDMKGGWTTHPHIPWIRVDPECRCAVMLLYGKKLAVLPFRKDIASDESDPLEAKPLADTKNQPAQPMTRAPTLASYVIVLKDLDEKIDNVLDLQFLHGYYEPTLLLLYEPVRTFAGRTAVRNDTCAMAGVSLNMSARVHPVIWATAGLPFDCIQAVPIQKPLGGCLILAVNSLIYLNQSVPPYGVSLNSIATHTTNFPLRIQEGVCITLDGACVAALGEARLALSLKGGQLYVLTLLSDSVRSVRSFHLDRAAASVLTTSMCVIEEDFLFLGSRLGNSLLLRVTERENRMLFSVDRPLEATVDLTVSDSDRQEPPSKEKNPQPDSEPSSKKRRLDSISDCIASNVIEISDKDELEVYGSDIRTSTQLTSYVFEVCDSLLNICPIGDISMGEPQLSGEDTSSEPGIELVACAGRGKNGALCVLQRALRDQLITAFSLPGCVDMWSVFGASGAGDSRDADCQHAYLILTQEDSSMVLQTGQEINEVDNSGFMTGAPTVFAGNLGNNKFMVQVTTTTIRLIKNGVQIQSIQLEWTAVYAATADPYICVVSSCGRALVLALREFRAKDGMGTARLAPTRQPVPHRPALLRAAPYRDLSGLFTSADLETVQVKGEFTGKNKTNVKAEGFKPGQVYELNDEDELLYGGDQTPASMASIMLAEQSKNPGVPRRISRWWKKYLQEVKPTYWLFVVRNNGNLEIYSLPEMRLSFLVRDLAKGHRILADSLESVPEATPLDDEDSSSSHNPEVDRIKEILVVGLGNKGSRVLMMLRCDDELMIYQAYKYPRGNLKMRFSRMAVSFPFGYTGGVTNNDDNYETGVLRENVRQLRYFANVGGYSGVAACGAAPYVVLLTPRGELRAHPLAAAAPPLHAFAAFNNTNCPQGFLYFNAQSELRICSLPTHLSYDAPWPVRKVPIRMTPHFVTYHLESKTYCLVASTSAPATSYYKFNGEDKEKSAENKGDRFPYPMQERFSVMLFSPVSWEIIPNTRIELDEWEHVTCLQNVALSYEGTRSGLRGYIALGTNYNYSEDITSRGRIIIYDIIDVVPEPGQPLTKNRFKELYAKEQKGPVTALTQVLGYLISAVGQKIYIWQLKDNDLVGVAFIDTQIYVHRLLAVKNLILVGDVYKSVSLLRYQAQHRTLSLVAREMRTAQIYDMEFMVDNSNLGFLVSEVDGNFALFMYQPQARESYGGQRLIRKCDYHLGQQVNAMFRINAKPVPGANNRRHVTMFTTLDGGLGYVLPLSEKMYRRLLMLQNVMNNYCCHLAGLNPRAYRTYKARRTAGGGPARGILDGDLVALYTSMPVPDKHDIAKKIGTKVEEIMADLYEIDRLTAHF; encoded by the exons GGAGGCTGGACAACACATCCACACATTCCCTGGATCCGTGTCGACCCAGAATGTCGCTGTGCCGTGATGTTGCTGTACGGCAAGAAATTAGCAGTGTTGCCATTCAGAAAAGACATTGCTTCCGACGAATCTGACCCTTTGGAAGCCAAACCCCTTGCTGATACTAAAAAT CAACCCGCCCAACCAATGACTCGTGCGCCGACACTCGCCTCGTACGTGATCGTGCTCAAAGATTTAGACGAGAAGATAGACAACGTTCTGGATTTACAGTTCCTGCACGGCTACTACGAACCCACGCTACTGTTGTTGTACGAACCTGTCAGGACGTTTGCTGG GCGGACAGCGGTCCGAAACGACACATGCGCGATGGCGGGCGTGTCTCTCAACATGTCAGCCCGAGTCCACCCCGTCATCTGGGCCACCGCCGGCCTGCCCTTCGACTGCATACAAGCAGTGCCTATACAGAAGCCTCTCG GTGGTTGTCTGATCCTGGCTGTAAACTCTCTCATCTACCTCAACCAGTCCGTGCCCCCGTACGGGGTGTCACTCAACAGCATCGCCACACATACTACCAACTTTCCACTAC GCATCCAGGAGGGCGTGTGCATCACGCTGGACGGCGCGTGCGTGGCGGCGCTGGGCGAGGCGCGGCTGGCGCTGTCGCTGAAGGGCGGCCAGCTGTACGTGCTGACGCTGCTGTCCGACTCCGTGCGCTCCGTGCGCAGCTTCCACCTGGACCGCGCCGCCGCCTCCGTGCTCACCACCAGC ATGTGcgtgatagaagaagacttcctATTCCTGGGGTCTCGTTTGGGCAACTCCCTTCTACTAAGAGTGACAGAGCGAGAGAACCGTATGCTGTTCTCCGTGGACCGTCCGCTTGAAGCCACCGTGGACCTCACTGTCTCTGACTCAG ATCGCCAAGAACCACCGAGCAAGGAGAAGAACCCTCAGCCGGATTCCGAGCCGTCGTCCAAGAAGCGTCGCCTGGACAGCATCAGCGACTGCATCGCTAGCAACGTGATAGAGATCAGCGACAAGGACGAGCTGGAGGTGTACGGGTCCGACATACGGACCTCCACGCAGCTCACGAGCTATGTGTTTGAG GTATGCGACTCGCTGCTAAACATCTGTCCTATCGGCGACATCTCAATGGGCGAGCCGCAGCTGTCAGGCGAGGACACGAGCTCcgagccgggaatcgaactggTAGCCTGCGCCGGCCGCGGCAAGAACGGAGCCTTGTGTGTGCTGCAGAGGGCGCTGAGGGATCAGCTGATCACTGCCTTCAGTTTACctg GCTGTGTGGATATGTGGTCGGTGTTCGGGGCGTCGGGCGCGGGAGACTCCAGGGACGCCGACTGCCAGCACGCGTACCTCATCCTCACGCAGGAGGACTCCAGCATG GTCCTCCAAACGGGCCAGGAGATCAACGAGGTGGACAACTCGGGGTTCATGACGGGCGCGCCGACGGTGTTCGCCGGCAACCTGGGCAACAACAAGTTCATGGTGCAAGTTACTACTACCACCATACGACTTATTAAGA ATGGCGTTCAAATTCAGTCAATCCAGCTGGAGTGGACAGCAGTATATGCAGCTACAGCAGACCCCTACATCTGCGTGGTGTCCTCTTGTGGTCGAGCGCTGGTTCTAGCCCTGAGGGAGTTCCGGGCTAAGGATGGGATG GGCACGGCGCGGCTGGCGCCCACCCGGCAGCCCGTGCCGCACCGGCCCGCGCTGCTGCGGGCCGCGCCCTACCGGGACCTCAGCGGGCTGTTCACCTCCGCAGACCTGGAGACCGTGCAG GTGAAAGGCGAGTTCACTGGCAAGAACAAGACCAACGTGAAGGCGGAAGGGTTCAAGCCGGGACAGGTTTACGAGCTGAATGATGAAGACGAGCTCCTCTATGGAGGAGACCAGACTCCCGCTTCTATGGCCAGC ATAATGTTAGCAGAACAATCCAAGAACCCGGGTGTTCCTCGCCGTATATCCCGCTGGTGGAAGAAATACCTTCAGGAGGTGAAACCTACGTACTGGTTGTTCGTGGTGCGGAACAACGGCAACTTGGAGATATACTCGCTCCCAGAGATGCGGCTCAGCTTCCTCGTCAGAGACCTCGCTAAGGGGCATCGG ATCCTCGCAGACAGCTTGGAGTCCGTGCCGGAAGCGACGCCGCTAGATGATGAGGATTCTTCATCGTCGCACAACCCGGAGGTGGACAGGATCAAGGAGATACTGGTTGTCGGGTTGGGGAACAAGGGCAGTCGAGTGCTCATGATGTTGAGGTGTGATGACGAGCTCATGATATATCAG GCCTACAAATACCCTCGGGGCAACTTGAAGATGCGTTTCTCTCGTATGGCGGTGTCGTTCCCCTTCGGGTATACCGGCGGGGTGACCAACAACGATGACAACTACGAGACTGGCGTGCTGCGGGAGAACGTGCGTCAGTTGAGGTATTTTG CCAACGTGGGCGGCTACAGCGGCGtggcggcgtgcggcgcggcgcCGTACGTGGTGCTGCTGACGCCGCGCGGCGAGCTGCGCGCGCACCCGctggcggccgccgcgccgccgctgcaCGCCTTCGCCGCCTTCAACAACACCAACTGCCCGCAGGGGTTCCTCTACTTCAACGCGCAG TCGGAACTCCGTATTTGCTCGCTACCAACCCACCTCTCCTACGACGCGCCGTGGCCGGTCCGCAAGGTGCCCATACGGATGACGCCACACTTCGTGACGTACCACCTGGAGTCCAAGACGTACTGCCTCGTGGCGTCAACGTCCGCGCCCGCCACCTCCTACTACAAGTTCAACGGAGAGGACAAGGAGAAGTCCGCCGAGAACAAGGGAGACAG GTTCCCGTACCCGATGCAAGAGCGTTTCTCAGTGATGCTGTTCTCACCGGTCTCCTGGGAGATCATTCCCAACACGCGCATCGAGCTCGACGAGTGGGAACACGTCACCTGTCTTCAGAACGTCGCATTGTCTTACGAGGgaactag GTCTGGCTTGAGAGGTTACATCGCGTTAGgaacaaattataattacagTGAAGACATCACTTCCAGAGGAAGG ATAATAATCTATGACATCATAGACGTGGTTCCGGAGCCCGGGCAGCCACTCACCAAGAACAGATTCAAGGAGCTGTACGCCAAAGAACAGAAGGGACCCGTCACCGCGCTCACTCAGGTGCTTGGGTACCTCATATCCGCGGTGGGGCAGAAG ATTTACATCTGGCAACTGAAAGACAACGACCTCGTCGGCGTGGCGTTCATAGACACGCAGATCTACGTGCACCGACTTCTGGCGGTCAAGAACCTGATCCTAGTGGGCGACGTGTATAAATCCGTGTCGTTGCTAAGGTATCAGGCGCAGCACCGAACGCTGTCGCTCGtcgctagggagatgagaaCTGCGCAG ATCTACGATATGGAGTTCATGGTAGACAATTCGAACCTTGGCTTCCTGGTGAGTGAGGTGGACGGCAACTTCGCGCTGTTCATGTACCAGCCTCAAGCACGGGAGAGTTATGGAG GTCAGCGGCTGATCCGCAAGTGCGACTACCATTTGGGCCAGCAGGTTAACGCTATGTTCCGGATCAACGCCAAGCCGGTCCCCGGCGCCAACAACAGGCGACACGTTACCATGTTCA CGACTCTCGACGGCGGGCTAGGCTACGTGCTGCCTCTATCAGAGAAGATGTACCGCCGGCTGCTGATGTTGCAGAACGTGATGAACAACTACTGCTGTCACCTCGCTGGACTCAACCCTAGAGCATACAG GACATACAAGGCGCGGCGGACGGCGGGCGGCGGGCCCGCGCGCGGCATCCTGGACGGCGACCTCGTGGCGCTCTACACCTCCATGCCGGTACCGGACAAGCACGAC ATTGCAAAGAAAATTGGAACGAAGGTGGAAGAAATAATGGCGGACCTGTACGAGATAGACAGACTGACTGCGCACTTCTag